A genomic stretch from Sinorhizobium terangae includes:
- a CDS encoding LysR family transcriptional regulator translates to MDIATIVLVDATLREGGIRRAAKLCRRPPSSVSAAVRRFEQTISVPLLRREGAMLVPTLEAQARIADIAEAAETATLLASRLGSPAPGPIPPVSLAALDRFVKIARNGSIRSVARMLALGQPQLTRQMADLERHLGYPLFERAHHGVVCTEEALAAIPLAEKLLQCWGRLTRASDDRFRRDATTWRLGAVMPLGPESEIARMLAALTAAWHASRPRQHLFISSTTADELIAGLKSRRFDAALLDVADFPSEFDGRLVSETPLALAGAAAILSEMDGDFARLLCASPIAMPSAKSGLRREATRFLEDTLSESERRRLTLIDVDSIPVIINLVSHHGYLSILPESSLSRVHRPPAMIRLAPRYKQSLTLVWPRKALWAQAGEAIFRMMKTGTART, encoded by the coding sequence GTGGATATTGCGACGATCGTCCTTGTTGACGCGACGCTGCGGGAAGGTGGCATACGACGTGCGGCGAAGCTCTGCAGGCGCCCGCCGTCGAGCGTCAGCGCCGCCGTCCGGCGCTTCGAGCAGACAATTTCAGTGCCGCTGCTTCGCCGCGAGGGCGCCATGCTCGTGCCGACGCTAGAGGCGCAGGCGCGCATCGCCGACATCGCGGAGGCGGCGGAAACCGCAACGCTTCTCGCCAGCCGCCTCGGGAGCCCTGCGCCTGGCCCGATCCCGCCCGTCAGCCTGGCGGCGCTCGACCGTTTCGTGAAGATCGCCCGCAACGGCAGCATTCGCTCGGTCGCACGGATGCTCGCCCTCGGCCAACCCCAACTGACCCGCCAGATGGCGGACCTCGAACGCCACCTCGGATATCCACTGTTCGAGCGCGCCCATCACGGGGTGGTCTGTACAGAAGAAGCGCTTGCCGCCATCCCTCTTGCGGAAAAACTGCTTCAATGCTGGGGACGCCTGACGCGCGCGTCGGACGACCGTTTTCGCCGCGACGCGACGACATGGCGTCTCGGTGCGGTGATGCCGCTCGGCCCCGAGAGCGAGATCGCGCGCATGCTGGCGGCGCTGACGGCCGCCTGGCATGCTTCCCGCCCCCGTCAGCACCTGTTCATTTCAAGCACCACGGCGGACGAACTCATCGCCGGGCTGAAGAGCCGGCGCTTTGACGCCGCACTCCTCGACGTCGCCGACTTCCCCAGCGAATTCGATGGCCGGCTCGTATCGGAAACGCCACTGGCGCTCGCTGGCGCCGCGGCGATACTTTCCGAAATGGACGGCGACTTCGCGCGCCTGCTGTGCGCCTCCCCGATCGCAATGCCGAGTGCCAAGAGCGGACTGAGGCGCGAGGCGACGCGTTTTCTGGAAGATACGCTGAGCGAAAGCGAGCGGCGGCGCCTGACCCTGATCGATGTAGACTCGATCCCTGTGATCATCAATCTCGTCAGCCACCATGGCTACCTCTCGATATTGCCGGAAAGCTCGCTCTCCCGAGTCCATCGCCCGCCCGCGATGATCCGCCTCGCGCCCCGATACAAACAATCCCTCACCCTCGTCTGGCCCAGAAAGGCGCTTTGGGCCCAGGCTGGCGAAGCCATCTTCCGGATGATGAAGACGGGCACGGCGCGGACCTGA
- a CDS encoding GlxA family transcriptional regulator, translating to MDEIVTQAQHIDLLVLPETNLILVASVIEPLRAANRIAGRALYTWTIFSPNGEAIETKSGIPIPVSGPFRPQRETAPLFVLSSYNWERSATSQLKMLLSQTARHREVMAGIESGSWLLAETSLLDNFSVTTHWEDFEDFAAAYPHVTMVRERFVIDGKRITTGGSLPTLDLMLELIRRAHGYSLALEVSRLFIYEQERTRGDLLQVPAIGNMRILDARVGAAVKLMEETVEAPLTLARLARRVGVSARHLQDLFKDTMGVAPHEHYLALRLNAARRKVIETRMEFADIAAITGFNSSSSFSRSYRAHYRESPSETRRRLKLKS from the coding sequence ATGGACGAGATCGTTACGCAGGCGCAGCATATCGATTTGCTGGTGCTGCCGGAGACGAACCTGATCCTCGTCGCTTCCGTCATCGAGCCGCTACGTGCCGCCAACCGGATTGCCGGGCGGGCGCTCTATACCTGGACGATCTTCAGCCCGAACGGCGAGGCGATCGAGACCAAGAGCGGCATTCCGATTCCAGTCTCCGGTCCCTTCCGGCCGCAGCGGGAGACGGCGCCGCTTTTCGTGCTTTCGAGCTACAACTGGGAGCGCAGTGCCACCTCGCAACTCAAGATGCTGCTGTCGCAGACGGCGCGGCATCGGGAAGTCATGGCGGGAATCGAATCCGGCTCGTGGCTGCTTGCCGAGACCAGCCTACTCGACAACTTTTCCGTCACCACCCACTGGGAGGATTTTGAGGATTTCGCCGCCGCCTATCCGCATGTGACTATGGTGCGCGAGCGTTTCGTCATCGACGGCAAGCGGATTACCACCGGAGGCTCGCTGCCGACGCTCGACCTGATGCTGGAATTGATCCGCCGGGCGCATGGCTATTCGCTGGCGCTAGAGGTCTCGCGCCTCTTCATCTACGAGCAGGAACGCACGCGCGGCGATCTGCTGCAGGTTCCGGCGATCGGCAACATGCGGATTCTCGATGCCCGGGTCGGCGCGGCGGTGAAGCTGATGGAGGAGACCGTCGAGGCGCCGCTGACGCTCGCGCGGCTCGCACGCCGAGTCGGTGTCAGCGCCCGGCATCTACAGGACCTCTTCAAGGATACGATGGGCGTTGCTCCGCATGAGCACTATCTCGCTCTCCGTCTCAATGCCGCGCGCCGCAAGGTGATCGAGACGCGAATGGAGTTCGCCGATATCGCCGCGATCACCGGCTTCAACTCATCATCCTCGTTCTCGCGCAGCTACCGCGCGCACTACCGCGAAAGCCCCAGCGAAACGCGCCGGCGACTGAAGCTCAAGAGTTGA
- a CDS encoding 3-keto-5-aminohexanoate cleavage protein, translated as MPLSMNREVFITCAVTGSGDTVSKSSHVPITPKQIAEAAVEAAKAGAAIVHCHVRDPETGAPARRLDLYKEVTDRIRSADIDIVLNLTAGMGGDLVFGNVESPFPVNEKGTDMAGATERVAHVAECLPEICTLDCGTMNFSLGDYVMTNTPSMLREMARQMTALGVRPEIEAFDTGHLWFAKQLAEEGLIEDPVLIQLCMGIPWGAPDDLNTFMAMVNNVPSNWTFSAFSIGRNALAYPAAAILAGGNVRVGLEDNLYVGKGQLATNGQLVEKAVSVIEGMGAKIIGPKEVREKLKLTKR; from the coding sequence ATGCCGCTCAGCATGAACCGCGAGGTATTCATCACCTGCGCCGTCACCGGTTCGGGAGACACCGTTTCCAAATCCAGCCACGTCCCGATTACACCAAAGCAGATTGCGGAAGCCGCAGTCGAGGCCGCCAAGGCTGGTGCGGCGATCGTCCATTGCCACGTCCGCGATCCGGAGACCGGCGCACCCGCCCGTCGCCTCGACCTCTACAAGGAGGTGACCGACCGCATCCGCTCCGCCGACATCGACATCGTACTCAACCTGACCGCCGGCATGGGAGGGGACCTCGTTTTCGGCAATGTCGAAAGCCCCTTCCCCGTCAACGAGAAGGGCACCGACATGGCCGGCGCCACCGAGCGTGTTGCCCATGTCGCCGAATGCCTGCCCGAGATCTGCACGCTCGACTGCGGCACGATGAACTTCTCGCTCGGCGACTACGTCATGACCAACACGCCGTCGATGCTGCGCGAGATGGCGCGCCAGATGACAGCACTTGGCGTGCGCCCCGAGATCGAGGCCTTCGATACCGGCCATCTCTGGTTCGCCAAGCAGCTCGCCGAGGAAGGCCTGATCGAGGACCCTGTGCTGATCCAGCTCTGCATGGGCATTCCATGGGGCGCGCCGGACGACCTCAACACCTTCATGGCGATGGTCAACAACGTGCCCTCGAACTGGACTTTTTCTGCCTTCTCGATCGGCCGCAATGCGCTCGCCTATCCGGCCGCGGCGATCCTTGCCGGCGGCAACGTCCGCGTCGGCCTTGAAGACAACCTCTATGTCGGCAAGGGCCAGCTCGCGACCAATGGCCAGCTCGTCGAAAAGGCGGTCTCCGTCATCGAGGGTATGGGTGCGAAGATTATCGGGCCTAAGGAGGTCCGCGAAAAGCTTAAGCTGACGAAGAGATAA
- a CDS encoding carnitine 3-dehydrogenase, giving the protein MSIITKAACVGGGVIGGAWAARFALAGIDVNIFDPHPEAERIIGEVMANAEKAYGMLTMAPLPPRGKLTFCKSIEQAVEGVDWIQESVPERLELKRGVITEIDAFARPDALIGSSTSGLLPSDLQADMKYPERMFVAHPYNPVYLLPLVELVGGKKTSAATIKRAEEGVAEIGMKGVVIAKEIEAFVGDRLLEALWREALWLIQDDICDTETLDNVMRYSFGMRWAQMGLFETYRIAGGEAGMRHFLAQFGPCLKWPWTKFTDVVDLDDALVEKIGSQSDAQAAGRSIRELERIRDENLVGIMHALKASNGGEGWGAGKLLADFEKRLWAKGGNQAKTHDASGPLRLIDTKVNAAWVDYNGHMTEHRYLQLFGDTSDALLRLLGVDFAYVEAGHSYYTVETHIRHLGEAKLGQELYTTLQLLASDEKRVQFFTRIHDAASGEVIATAEQMMLHVDAKASKSVPAPTEVLTKLKPIAEGHAKLEVPEGAGRHVGQKR; this is encoded by the coding sequence ATGAGCATCATCACCAAGGCCGCCTGCGTCGGCGGCGGCGTCATCGGCGGGGCCTGGGCGGCGCGTTTCGCGCTTGCCGGCATCGACGTCAACATCTTCGACCCGCATCCGGAAGCCGAGCGCATCATCGGCGAGGTCATGGCCAATGCCGAGAAGGCCTATGGCATGCTGACCATGGCGCCGCTGCCGCCGCGCGGCAAGCTTACCTTCTGCAAAAGCATTGAGCAGGCGGTCGAAGGCGTTGACTGGATTCAGGAAAGCGTTCCCGAGCGGCTGGAGTTGAAGCGCGGCGTGATCACCGAGATCGACGCCTTCGCCCGCCCCGACGCGCTCATCGGTTCGTCGACCTCCGGCCTCCTGCCCTCGGACCTGCAGGCCGACATGAAATACCCCGAACGCATGTTCGTGGCGCATCCCTATAACCCTGTCTATCTCTTGCCACTGGTCGAACTCGTCGGCGGCAAGAAGACCTCGGCGGCGACGATCAAGCGGGCCGAGGAAGGCGTTGCCGAAATCGGCATGAAGGGCGTCGTCATAGCCAAGGAGATCGAGGCCTTCGTCGGCGACCGTCTCCTCGAGGCTCTCTGGCGCGAGGCTCTCTGGCTGATCCAGGACGATATCTGCGACACCGAAACGCTCGACAATGTCATGCGCTATTCCTTCGGCATGCGCTGGGCGCAGATGGGCCTGTTCGAGACCTATCGCATCGCCGGCGGTGAAGCAGGCATGCGCCATTTCCTCGCCCAGTTCGGCCCCTGCCTCAAATGGCCCTGGACCAAATTCACCGATGTCGTCGACCTCGACGATGCGCTCGTCGAAAAGATCGGGTCGCAGTCGGACGCACAAGCCGCCGGCCGCTCGATCCGCGAACTTGAACGCATCCGCGACGAAAACCTCGTCGGCATCATGCATGCGTTGAAAGCCAGCAACGGCGGCGAAGGCTGGGGCGCCGGCAAACTGCTCGCCGATTTCGAAAAGCGTCTTTGGGCCAAGGGCGGCAACCAGGCGAAAACCCATGACGCCTCCGGTCCGCTGCGCCTCATCGATACCAAGGTCAATGCCGCCTGGGTCGACTACAATGGCCACATGACCGAGCACCGCTACCTGCAGCTTTTCGGCGACACGTCTGATGCGCTGTTGCGGCTGCTCGGTGTCGATTTCGCCTATGTCGAGGCCGGCCATAGCTACTACACCGTCGAAACGCATATCCGCCATCTGGGCGAGGCCAAGCTCGGTCAGGAGCTCTATACGACGCTGCAGCTCCTCGCCTCCGACGAGAAGCGGGTTCAATTCTTCACCAGGATCCACGACGCCGCATCGGGCGAGGTGATCGCGACCGCCGAGCAGATGATGCTGCACGTCGACGCGAAGGCCAGCAAATCCGTACCGGCGCCGACGGAAGTGCTGACGAAGTTGAAGCCGATTGCGGAAGGGCATGCGAAGCTTGAGGTGCCAGAAGGCGCCGGGCGGCACGTTGGACAGAAGCGGTGA
- a CDS encoding acyl-CoA dehydrogenase family protein: MNFALSEEQQMIVDTVRNFVETEIYPHENEVERTGTVPRELGQEIARKCKELGFFACNFPEEVGGAGLDHLTFTLVERELGRGSMGLTVFFGRPSGILMACNDEQRERYLLPAVKGEKFDALAMTEPDAGSDVRGMKCFARQDGDDWIVNGTKHFISHADIADFVIVFIATGEEQTPRGPKKKITCFLVDRGTPGFQIRDGYNSVSHRGYKNCILTFDDCRLPSSQILGEVHKGFDIANEWLYATRLTVAATSVGRARRAFDYALSYAAERKQFGKPIGANQGVSFKLADMITEIDAADLLTLSAAWRLDQGLPSNREIASAKVYATEMLARVTDEAIQIYGGMGLMDDLPLARFWRDARVERIWDGTSEIQRYIISRDLLRPLGA, encoded by the coding sequence ATGAATTTCGCACTGTCCGAAGAACAGCAGATGATCGTCGACACGGTCCGCAACTTTGTCGAGACCGAGATCTATCCGCACGAAAACGAGGTCGAGCGCACTGGCACCGTGCCGCGCGAACTCGGCCAGGAAATTGCCCGCAAGTGCAAGGAGCTCGGCTTCTTCGCCTGCAATTTCCCCGAAGAGGTCGGCGGTGCCGGCCTTGATCACCTGACGTTCACGCTCGTCGAGCGCGAGCTTGGTCGTGGCTCGATGGGACTGACTGTTTTCTTCGGCCGCCCCTCCGGCATCCTGATGGCCTGCAATGACGAACAGCGCGAGCGTTACCTGCTGCCGGCCGTCAAGGGCGAAAAATTCGACGCGCTCGCCATGACCGAGCCGGACGCCGGCTCCGACGTGCGCGGCATGAAATGCTTCGCGAGACAGGATGGCGACGACTGGATCGTCAACGGCACGAAGCACTTTATCAGTCACGCCGACATCGCCGACTTCGTCATCGTCTTCATCGCCACCGGCGAGGAACAGACGCCGCGCGGCCCGAAGAAGAAAATCACTTGCTTCCTCGTCGATCGCGGCACGCCGGGTTTCCAGATCCGCGACGGCTACAACTCCGTCTCGCATCGCGGCTACAAGAACTGCATCCTCACCTTCGATGACTGCCGCCTGCCCTCCTCGCAGATCCTCGGCGAGGTGCACAAGGGCTTCGATATCGCCAATGAATGGCTCTACGCCACGCGCCTGACGGTCGCCGCCACCTCGGTCGGGCGGGCGCGGCGCGCCTTCGACTATGCGCTTTCCTACGCCGCCGAGCGCAAGCAGTTCGGCAAGCCGATCGGGGCCAACCAGGGCGTCTCCTTCAAGCTCGCCGACATGATCACCGAGATCGACGCGGCCGACCTGCTGACGCTGTCTGCCGCCTGGCGGCTCGATCAGGGCCTGCCGTCAAACCGGGAGATCGCCTCGGCAAAGGTCTATGCCACCGAAATGCTCGCGCGCGTCACCGACGAGGCGATCCAGATCTATGGCGGCATGGGGCTGATGGACGACCTGCCGCTCGCCCGCTTCTGGCGCGACGCCCGCGTCGAGCGCATCTGGGACGGCACCTCGGAGATCCAGCGCTACATCATCAGCCGCGACCTCTTGCGGCCGCTGGGGGCTTGA